From a single Hemibagrus wyckioides isolate EC202008001 linkage group LG27, SWU_Hwy_1.0, whole genome shotgun sequence genomic region:
- the LOC131347843 gene encoding uncharacterized protein LOC131347843, with protein MASKMMTSKKTDEVEMSLKETAMKLKAPEEMSLETTALMVKASKLKAPKKTSSKTTADVEMTAEVTVEGAMVTKKMTSKIRAPKKTTSKQKDLKELDMQEMAKDENALKETVLKKDLEEASKKEISRKNKVKKETDPEEKSLKEVDEETTSTKTVRKKTAARVKALKEMPEKEVLKETVSRKRASKEKAPKQKAEKNPSEDEIHLDEHFVQPPETKNSSDAAQAPGKAQKAVKSPVESNPETVRRSKRNTEKNPIPEKTTRSRRR; from the exons ATGGCCTCAAAGATGATGACTTCAAAGAAAACTGATGAGGTTGAGATGTCCCTGAAGGAGACCGCCATGAAGCTTAAGGCCCCAGAGGAAATGTCGCTAGAGACTACTGCCCTAATGGTAAAGGCATCAAAGCTAAAGGCCCCAAAGAAGACATCTTCAAAGACAACTGCTGACGTGGAGATGACCGCAGAGGTGACAGTCGAGGGGGCAATGGTTACAAAGAAGATGACCTCAAAAATAAGGGCCCCAAAGAAGACGACTTCAAAACAGAAAGACCTGAAAGAGCTGGACATGCAGGAAATGGCTAAGGATGAGAATGCCCTGAAGGAGACTGTTTTGAAGAAGGACCTGGAAGAGGCATCTAAAAAGGAGATATCCAGGAAAAACAAGGTTAAGAAGGAGACGGATCCAGAGGAGAAGTCCCTAAAGGAAGTGGACGAGGAGACGACTTCAACAAAAACAGTCCGAAAGAAAACAGCTGCAAGAGTGAAGGCACTGAAGGAAATGCCTGAGAAAGAAGTCCTGAAAGAGACAGTTTCGAGAAAAAGGGCCTCAAAAGAAAAAGCACCCAAGCAGAAAGCTGAGAAGAACCCAAGTGAAGATGAG ATCCATTTAGACGAACATTTTGTTCAGCCGCCAGAAACAAAG AATTCCTCAGATGCAGCACAGGCACCAGGAAAAGCCCAAAAGGCTGTCAAATCTCCAGTAGAGAGTAATCCTGAAACAGTGCGTCGTTCGAAAAGGAACACGGAAAAGAATCCAATTCCCGAAAAAACAACCCGCTCCAGGCGGAGATGA
- the si:dkeyp-34c12.1 gene encoding cylicin-1 → MSSHGARVDIQSPLENKRLNLIPVGRQLQRTPPNKTPKSQASHLAEGPAIMDEEDPQDDTTCPPVEEERKSYRRSSITPASVNMGNTDPEAFVQGMQGYQWTDTDLEFVYQAKQQKQAQQLKQELSEVEKTLQAETQRLEMAVASRENLQSELSKVMKLSKTQTSTLMPLCLSVIYSHIVVLLNHVLQTLSCDLLLQLCKSVLYRSRTPDQLEGLGDKALLTMLNIQDIQQAVHEEKAQISSLSREAQELREKEEKAMEEMDAWQKKISILQENVDALKVELIALKTQLSEKEALMVSQVPAKGSKASRRAKPSTKTLREEVFSATAEQDTAEEGKTAPKEKAPKKTTSKKTSKKNTSSEEMAPNETHAQVKTPVETDPKKKPRTVKFSNVGEVHEKGQKGSRMAKTSTMASKDQKKTALTESKENETVTLETTDKEMAEKGKPAPKKKALKNTTSKKTAKKDLEVLQEKSPEEAATDKTAPEETVPEELAPKVKARVLEKGCKGSRTAKPSTTMVTEEFLKKTALSKRVEKQTAQIETDEKSKTARKMRRPHK, encoded by the exons ATGAGTTCACACGGAGCTCGAGTTGATATTCAGTCACCTTTAGAAAATAAACGCTTAAATCTCATACCTGTTGGACGACAGCTCCAGAGAACTCCTCCAAATAAGACCCCCAAATCACAAGCCTCGCATCTAGCAGAAGGACCAGCAATCATGGATGAAGAAGACCCTCAG GACGACACCACGTGCCCCCCTgtggaagaggagaggaagtcGTATCGCAGGTCCAGCATCACGCCAGCATCTG TGAACATGGGGAACACTGACCCTGAAGCTTTTGTCCAGGGCATGCAGGGTTACCAATGGACTGACACAGACCTGGAGTTTGTCTACCAGGCCAAGCAGCAAAAACAAGCTCAACAACTAAAG CAAGAGTTAAGTGAGGTTGAGAAAACTCTGCAGGCTGAGACTCAGAGGTTGGAAATGGCTGTCGCCTCTCGAGAAAATCTCCAGTCTGAACTGTCTAAGGTGATGAAGCTCAGTAAGACCCAAACGTCTACGCTCATGCCGTTGTGCCTTTCTGTAATATACAGCCACATTGTTGTACTGTTGAATCATGTGCTGCAGACTTTATCCTGCGACTTGCTGCTGCAGCTGTGCAAAAGCGTCCTGTACCGTTCTCGAACCCCTGATCAGCTGGAGGGTTTGGGAGACAAAGCTCTGCTCACTATGCTGAATATACAGGACATTCAGCAAGCTGTGCATGAGGAAAAGGCCCAGATCAGCAGTCTCTCGAGAGAAGCTCAGGAGCTCAG agaaaaggaggagaaagcCATGGAGGAGATGGACGCTTGGCAAAAGAAAATCAGCATACTTCAG gAAAATGTAGATGCTCTGAAGGTGGAACTCATAGCGTTGAAGACTCAGCTGTCAGAGAAAGAG GCATTAATGGTGTCTCAAGTGCCAGCAAAAGGCAGCAAGGCATCTAGAAGGGCTAAACCCTCAACCAAGACCCTGAGGGAGGAAGTCTTTTCTGCGACAGCTGAGCAGGACACGGCTGAGGAAGGCAAGACCGCTCCAAAGGAAAAGGCCCCAAAAAAGACAACCTCAAAGAAGACTAGCAAGAAAAACACTTCATCTGAGGAGATGGCCCCAAATGAGACACATGCCCAAGTAAAGACCCCAGTAGAGACAGACCCAAAGAAGAAGCCGAGAACAGTAAAGTTCTCAAATGTGGGTGAAGTGCATGAGAAAGGCCAGAAGGGATCCAGAATGGCTAAAACCTCAACCATGGCTTCAAAGGACCAGAAAAAGACTGCTCTAACAGAGTCAAAAGAGAATGAGACGGTTACACTGGAAACAACTGACAAGGAAATGGCCGAGAAAGGTAAACCGGCCCCAAAGAAAAAAGCCCTAAAAAACACAACCTCAAAAAAGACAGCCAAGAAGGATTTGGAAGTTTTGCAAGAAAAGTCTCCAGAGGAGGCGGCCACAGACAAGACGGCCCCAGAGGAGACGGTCCCAGAAGAGTTGGCCCCAAAGGTAAAGGCTCGAGTGCTGGAGAAAGGCTGCAAGGGATCCAGAACAGCAAAACCATCAACCACAATGGTTACGGAAGAGTTCTTGAAGAAGACAGCTCTGAGTAAGAGGGTTGAGaagcaaacagctcagattGAGACAGACGAGAAAAGTAAGACAGCCCGAAAG ATGAGACGGCCTCACAAGTAA